Genomic segment of Mycobacteriales bacterium:
CCGAGCCGGGGTGCCGGTGGATCTCGTCATCCGCGGGATGTGCGCGCTGCGGCCGGGCGTGGCCGGCCTGTCCGACACCATCCGGGTTCGCAGCATCCTCGGCCGCTTCCTCGAACACTCCCGGATCCTGCATCTGGTCGCCGGCGGCAAGGACCTCTACTACATCGGCAGCGCCGACATGATGCACCGCAACCTCGACCGCCGGGTCGAGGCGCTGGTCTCGGTGCGCGACCGCGCAGCCCGCCGGATGCTCGCCAACCTGCTCGACCTGGCCCTGACCGAAGACGTCGCCGCCTGGGCGCTCGGCCCGGACGGCCGGTGGGTGCGGCACTGCGGCGCCGGCGCCGTGGACTACCAGCTGGACCTGATCCGCGAGAACCGGCTGGCCATCGAACGGGCGGCGGAAGGCGCCCGCACGTGAGAGAGGTAGAGGTCAAGTTCCGGGTGCACCCGAACTTCGAGCTTCCGGAGCTGACCGGGATAGCGGGGCTGTCCGGGACCGGCCCACCGGCTCATCACGAACTCGTCGCCCAGTACGTGGACACCGGCGACCTGCGACTCGCCCGGGACGGGATCACCCTGCGCCGACGGGTCGGAGACGGCCAGGACGGATGGCAGCTGAAGCTGCCGGTCCTCGATGCCGGCGAAGGGGTACGCGACGAGCTGCACGACCCCGATCCCGGTGAGAGCCCGCCCGGCGCCCTCACCGCGCTGGTGACCGCGTGGACCCGCTTCGCCCCCCTGCTCCCGGTTGCCACGCTCGTCACCGACCGGCATCTGCTCCCGCTCCTCGGCCCAGCGGGCGAGCTCGTCGCCGAGCTCGTCGACGACCGGGTCGAGGTGCGCGAGGGGGACCACGCGGTGGCCCGCTTCCGCGAGATCGAGGTGGAGGACAAAGGCGGCGGCCAGGCCGTGCTCACCCTCGTCGGAGGGGTCCTCAGCGGTGCCGGCGCGGTGGGCGGCGAGTTCGTGCCGAAGGCGGTGCGGGCGCTCGGGCCGCGGGCCAGCGCACCGCCCGACCCGCCGGTCCCCGGCCCGGTCGGTCCGGACGACCCGGTCACCGACGCGATCGCCGCCTTCCTGCGCCGGCACGTGCGGGCGTTGATGGGGGCCGACCTCGGAATCCGGCGCGGTCAACCGGATTCCGTCCACCAGCTGCGGGTCGCCACCCGCCGGCTGCGCAGCGGTCTGAAGACCTTCGCGCCGGTGCTCGACCCGGAGTGGGTCGCCGGACTGCGCGAGGAACTCGGCTGGCTGGCCCGGGAGTTTTC
This window contains:
- a CDS encoding CYTH and CHAD domain-containing protein, with the protein product MREVEVKFRVHPNFELPELTGIAGLSGTGPPAHHELVAQYVDTGDLRLARDGITLRRRVGDGQDGWQLKLPVLDAGEGVRDELHDPDPGESPPGALTALVTAWTRFAPLLPVATLVTDRHLLPLLGPAGELVAELVDDRVEVREGDHAVARFREIEVEDKGGGQAVLTLVGGVLSGAGAVGGEFVPKAVRALGPRASAPPDPPVPGPVGPDDPVTDAIAAFLRRHVRALMGADLGIRRGQPDSVHQLRVATRRLRSGLKTFAPVLDPEWVAGLREELGWLAREFSPARDAEVLLARLAAEVERLDPTDVRGPVGKLIEAELGPELARVTPLVDEVLGSERYIALLQRGVDGATFPRMLGTGTCAEIVPGLVAEGWRRLTRRVSALDPAGPAEEYHRARIAAKHARYAVEAAAPVFGKPARRLATAITSIQDILGEHQDAVVAAALLRRLASAPGGRAATFTLGLLCARQLDAAKRARCEFAGKWPKVSQPALRQWLDG